The genomic DNA TCATGGTGTTTGTAAAGAGTGCTTTCCATGTGATGAAACGCTCACTTCCACGAGGCTGAGTGCGTACATGATTTCAAATCTGATCTAGCAACCCTGCGACAAAAACATTGGGAATGATCAGTTTGTATAAATTTTCCTCACGAGATGAACTGCTTGCTGAGATCAATATGAATCGATCTTCTTTTCTAAAATTCTATGCGATGTCCAGTTTCCTGACACTCCAACTGCTTCTCGCGTTCACCACTACCACGGTAGCCAGTGCAGAAGAAACCGTGGATGAAACGGGGCGAGCAGTACGACCAAACGTGCTCTTCATTTCTGTTGACGATCTAAATGACTGGGTCGGTTGCCTCCAAGGTCATCCTCAAGCCCACACGCCTAATATTGATCGACTCGCTGATCGTGGAACACTCTTCACAACCGCTCACTGCCAAGGTCCGATCTGTGGACCGTCAAGGTCTTCGCTGCTCTCCGGTTTGTATCCTCACAGCACCGGTGTCTACCAGCAACCACGCGGCAAGGCTCTTGCCGAAGACCAACAGCATTTTCGCGGAAAACTCCTCCCGGAGTATTTCTCTAAACAGGGCTACCACACGATGGGCGTGGGCAAAATCACTCACGGGTACCCTGAAAAACTCGCCTTCAATGAATATGGAGGGTGGAAGGATGGTTTCGGGCCGAAACCCAAGCAAGGCAGGCGGTTTAATTATGAATTGCCTGAGACTCCCTATTCAGGCACTCAAACTGATTGGGGAGCGTTCCCGAAAAAAGACGAACAGATGCCCGATTTCCGATCGGCCAGTTGGGCCATCGAGAAACTCAATCAGGACTATGACAAGCCCTTCTTTCTTGCGGTCGGAATGGTCCGCCCTCATGTTCCATTTTACGTTCCAGAGAAATGGTTTGAGCGCTTCCCATTAGACGAAATCATCCTCCCCAAGGTTCGCGAAGAAGACCAGAATGACATCCCCGAGATTGGTGTCAAAATCCACGAGATGCCCGCGTTTCCGAATCTGGGCTGGCTACAACAAAAAGACGACGTGCAATTCAAGAAATGTATCCAAGCTTACCTGGCGTGCATCACGTTTATGGATCATCAAGTCGGACGAGTCCTGGAGGCACTTCATGAAAGCCCTCACGCAGACAACACGATTGTTGTCCTCTTCAGCGACCACGGCTATCACTTGGGCGAAAAAAACCGTGTTTCAAAGCACAGCTTGTGGGAAGAGTCCACGAGAGTCCCACTCATCATTTCATTGCCGGAACAGGAATTTGCACAAACGACTTCATTACCAGTCGGATTGATCGACCTTTACCCGACTCTTCTTGAACTCTGCAACTTACCGCCAAATGAATCGAATGAAGGTGTGAGTCTTGTCCCTTTGATTCAAGGCAAGCCTGTCCCAGATTGGCGGATCGGAATTTTGACGACCTACGCGAAAGGGAACCACTCAATTCGAACGGAAAACATTCGTCTGATCCGCTACGAAGATGGTTCTTTCGAACTTTATGATCATCGATTTGATCCGGAAGAGTTCGAGAATCTCGCCGGCCCCGCTCAGTTTGATCGTCGTGCCATGGAGATCAATTACGATATCGCACAGGCTCTCAGCAAACTGATGCCCAAAGACGAAGCTCCGTATCACCCCGCCACAAGTCCTGCTCCGGTCAACGCCTGGTTTGAGAAACACTTAAAAGCGAACGGGATTGAATAACCG from Thalassoglobus polymorphus includes the following:
- a CDS encoding sulfatase, giving the protein MNRSSFLKFYAMSSFLTLQLLLAFTTTTVASAEETVDETGRAVRPNVLFISVDDLNDWVGCLQGHPQAHTPNIDRLADRGTLFTTAHCQGPICGPSRSSLLSGLYPHSTGVYQQPRGKALAEDQQHFRGKLLPEYFSKQGYHTMGVGKITHGYPEKLAFNEYGGWKDGFGPKPKQGRRFNYELPETPYSGTQTDWGAFPKKDEQMPDFRSASWAIEKLNQDYDKPFFLAVGMVRPHVPFYVPEKWFERFPLDEIILPKVREEDQNDIPEIGVKIHEMPAFPNLGWLQQKDDVQFKKCIQAYLACITFMDHQVGRVLEALHESPHADNTIVVLFSDHGYHLGEKNRVSKHSLWEESTRVPLIISLPEQEFAQTTSLPVGLIDLYPTLLELCNLPPNESNEGVSLVPLIQGKPVPDWRIGILTTYAKGNHSIRTENIRLIRYEDGSFELYDHRFDPEEFENLAGPAQFDRRAMEINYDIAQALSKLMPKDEAPYHPATSPAPVNAWFEKHLKANGIE